The sequence CAACTATCTTGACGAACAGGATTCTTACAAAGGAATCAAAAACGAATTAGACTTCAGCTGGATTAAAGGGAAATTCCTGACCAAAGGAAACTTATCTTATCTGGACACGAATGCTACTTTACAGGACACAAAATTCATCCGTGGAGGCGCTGCCACAGAATATACCGGCAAAAAGGAAGCTGGGCTTTAGGCGGAAGCATGGAGCACAACGAAAAGAAATTTAATGAAACTCAGCTGATGGATGTCACTAGTTTCAGCTGGAAAGAATTGTTTGTTCAAAAGAAAATCGGCGATAGTACAAGAACCAAGCTTTTAGCTAAAATGTATATCAGAGATAATGACTCTGTGCGTGACAACAGACTTCAGAATATGAACAGGATCTTAGGATTTATGGCAGAAAGTCAGTTAATTAAAACAGAAAAAACCACTTTAAATGCTTTGATTCATTATAGAAAATTCTTCTATAAAAATGAAGATGTAGACATGAATCAGAATAAAGATTTTGTTGTAGGAAACATTCTATACAATCAGCAATTATTTAAAAACGGAATGCGCCTGCAGGCCTTCTATGAATTAGGAAATGGACAGGAAGCACAACGTGAATTTCAATACATCAAAGTGACAGACGGGCAAGGTGTTTACAAATGGACCGATTACAATGGTGACGGCGTTCAGCAGTTGGATGAATTTGAAATTGCCGAATACTCAGATTTGGCGCAGTATATCAGGATTTACACCAATTCTGTACGGTATATTCCTTCCAACAAAAACAAATTGCAGTTGGCGTTATTTGTGAATCCGGCAATTATATTTGATTCAGAAAATAAGTTTTTAAAGCGTTGGAATTTCAATGTTTCATTAAATTCACAAAACTCTTATTTTAAAAGAGAGAAAGTTTTGGTTTTAAATCCTTTTGAAAAAAGTGATGATCAGATTCTCAAAAACCAGAATATTTTAGCTTCCGTTCAGTTTAATCCAACTGAAATATCTGGCTGGAACGGAAATTACCGTTTCATTGCTAACGATAACCTCATCAATGCCAATTTCAGCAACGAAGAAAGAAATCAGACTTCTCATTTCGTGAATTTGGGATATTGGTTTAATAAAGAATTCAGGGTCGATTGGGAAAACTCTGTTCATGATTTGCAAAACTCTTCTCAACTTTTTGCAACGAGAGATTACCGATTGAATAATTTCGAAACAAAACCAAAAGCAACTTATAAATTTACAGACGCCATACAAGCCGAATTTTCTTCTGCTTACCGAGAAAAGAAAAGAGTGGATGGTGAAGAATTTCTGAAAGCTTTTGACATCACCGGAACGCTTCAGTGGGAACGCAAGAAAACTTCCATCAGAGGAAACTTCTCTTTCATCAACAACAACTTTACCGGAAACAATTTCAGCATCGTAGGAAACCAAATGCTCGACGGTCTTAAACCCGGAAAAAACCAGGTCTGGAGTGTTTTTGTACAGCAGGCAATCAATTCATTTTTGCAATTAAATCTGAATTACGAAGGTAGAAACTCAGGTGACCGTACGATTCACATTGGGAGCATGCAGGTGAAGGCGAGTTTTTAAAGCTAGAAGCAAAATTAGTAATCATTCCTTTTTTTAATTAAACCATTGAGTTTGTCATTTCCAGAAGAATCTCAATATTTTATTTTACTACATTTTAGTTTACGGTTTTGATATTCCATCGGAAGTGTATTAGTTATTAAATCCTAAAATTTCCTATATTTGTTCAGTAATAAATACACGGGGTGCCGCAAGGCTGAGATCATACCCGATGACCTGATTTGGATAATGCCAACGTAGGGATGTCTGCTTAAAATATTTTCATTTTATGCTTTATTCGTTCGCATGCTTATCTGTGGTCTGAACTGAATAAATCAACATAAAATAAAATGGAAGTAACAAAGTATTCCGGAGAACTAATCCCCCAACAAGACAAAAACTGGCAAGGAAGACCTGAATGGTTTTTCAACCGAGAACATACCGACACCTACGAATTATGGTATGAAGGCCGGTACAAACGTGCTGAAATCTGGCAAAAAAAGTAATGGAACAGCTCGTTTCCAAAGATCAGAGAGTTAAAACGTTGTTAGAATTTGGTTGTGGTACTACCCGATTTACCCGTTGGTGGAAGAACATCGGGATTGAAGCCACAGGTGGAGATATTTCACCATTAATGTTATCACAGGCAATCCATCTTTTTGAAGGCGATTTGGTAATGGCCGACTCTCATTTCATGCCTTTCAAAGATCACACGTTTGATTCATTGGCATTCATCACAACTTTTGAATATTATAAAGATCCCGTAAAAGTTATCAGAGAAGCCGCCCGTGTTGCCAAATACGGAATTGCAATGGGGATGATGAACAGAAACTCTCCCAAAGTTGCCCGAAGAAGAGTCCAGCAATTGTTTGGAAAAAACCCTTTCTATGTTACGGCGACTTTCTATACGCCAAAAATGCTGACCGAAATTATCGAAAAAGCTTTAGTTGGAAGAAAATACACCATCGAATGGACTTGTACCGGACTTCCAAAATGGTTTCCCGTACAGCAATGGAATGTGCCAGTTGGTGATTTTTTTGGTTTATACATTCAGCTAAATGATGTGGAATGAGTGAGACTTTAGGAAAAATAAATCATTCCCAATTTGAAGATTTCCTGAAACAGCGATGTGGAAAAAAGCGTGATGAAGTTCGTGTTGGTCCAGAGTTTGGCGTAGATGTTTCAGTTGTGGATCTGCATGGCGGAAAAGCGATGGCTTTGACGAGCGATCCTCTGTCATTGATTCCGTCTCTAGGTTTGGAAGAATCTGCGTGGCTGTCGGTTCATCTGATGGCAAATGACATGGCGACCACAGGTTTCGCACCGATGTTCGGACAGTTTGTTTTAAATCTTCCGACGCATCTTTCTAAAAATGATTTTGAAACCTACTGGAATTACACCCATCAATTCTGTAAAGATATCGGGGTAAGCATTACCGGAGGACATACCGGATTTATTGAAGGGCAAAATTCTACCATAGCAGGCGGCGGAACTTTTATTACGGTCGCTCCGAAAGAAGAAATTTTGGTTTCAAAATATGCAAAACCCGGCGATTCAATTTTAGTGACCAAAACAAGCGCACTTTCATCTGCAGCCATTTTAGCAATGAGTTTTCCTGAGACTGTAAAAAATAAAGTCGGGAAAGAATTTTACTATTCAGCATCGGCTTCCTTTTACGAAACCTCATCATTGAAAGATGCTTTGACTGCCGTACAAAATGAGAATTCAGGAGTGACAGCCATGCATGATGTGACAGAAGGTGGAGTTTTGGGAGCTATTTACGAATTGGCGATTGCGTCAGGAAATGGAGCTGAAATTTTTAACGAAAAACTTCCGATTGGAGAGGTGCAGTCCGCTGTTTGTAATCTGTTCGCTTTGGATCCCAGATATTGTATTGGTGCGGGTTCTATGATTATTACCTGTAAAAAAGAGAAGGCTTCGGAAATTATTTCGAGATTGGAAACTAATCATATTCCATGTACAGAAGTTGGAACGATTACCGAAAAATCTGCGGGAATTAAATTAATTGAAAACGAAAAAGCAAATGATTTAATGTATTTCGAAGAAGACCCTTACTGGAAAGCTTTTTTTAACGCTTATAAAAACGGCTGGAAATAATGAAAAAGCAAACCATAGAATCCGGAATTTATTTAATCATTGATCCTGCGATGGATGAGAAAATTCTTTTTCCCAAATTAAATTTAATTGTAAAAGAGAACATTGCAGTAATTCAGGTTTGGGATCACTTCAAAGAAAATCAGAATATTGAAGAACTGCTTTTGAAAATTTATGCAAAAACTTCTTTACATAGCATTCCTTTAATCATCAATAATCGCTGGGAACTTTTAAAACAAAATCCTTTGGATGGAATTCATTTTGATGAGATTCCTGAAAATTTCAATCAAATAAAAAAAGAAATCAATGGTGATTTTATCGTTGGAATTACCTGCAACAATGAGCTTTCAACGATTGAGTATGCGGAAAAACATCAGTACGATTATATCTCTTTCTGCTCAATGTTTCCGTCAAAAACCGCAAACAGTTGTGAACTGGTGAGTTTTGATACTGTTCAGAAAGCAAAAAGTATTTTCAGCGGAAAAATTTTCTTAGCCGGAGGAATTGATTTAAATAATATCAAAAATTTAGATGAATTAAATTATGACGGAATCGCTGTCGTTTCAGGAATTATGAGTGCAGAAAACCCTTCAGAAACTATTAAAAATTATCATCAAAAATTAAAAAAATAAAACAATGAGAATAAAAACCATAGAAAAATTGTGCTGTCCGTTTGACAAGTCAGATTTAAATTTAACCATCATTTCACAAGATGAAACTGAAAACATAACTGAAGGTTTATTAATTTGTGACAACTGCAAGAGAGTCTACCCAATCATCAGCGGAATCCCCATTATGTCACCCGACGAATACCGTGAATTTAAACTGGAACAACCCGTTTTAGAACGCTGGGAAAAACATTTAGAAGGCAAAAAAGTGGAGAATTTCAGATTGATTTCTTAACGATAACAGCAATAGATAATTTCAAAATGCTGAAAGTTTAGAATTTCGTAAATTTGCAGCATGATAAAAATAGGCAACATAGAACTGCCGGAATTTCCGCTTTTGCTCGCTCCGATGGAAGATGTAAGTGATCCGCCGTACAGACGACTGTGTAAATTACATGGTGCAGATATGATGTATTCAGAATTTATCTCTTCTGAGGGCTTGATTCGCGATGCGATGAAGAGTAGAAAGAAGCTGGATATTTTCGATTATGAAAGACCTGTGGGAATCCAAATTTTTGGTGGTGATGAAGAAGCGATGGCGATGTCTGCAAGAATTGTGGAAACCGTAAACCCTGATTTGGTGGACATCAATTTTGGTTGTCCGGTAAAAAAGTGGTTTGCAAAGGTGCAGGAGCCGGAGTTTTGAAAGATGTTGACATGATGGTTCGTTTAACGAAAGCTGTTGTAAGTTCTACAAGTCTTCCTGTGACGGTGAAAACCCGTTTGGGATGGGACAGCAACTCAATCAATATTGATGAGGTTGCAGAACGTCTTCAGGAAACGGGAATCAAAGCTTTGACGATTCACGCAAGAACGCGCGGACAAATGTATAAAGGTGAAGCTGACTGGGAACACATTTCAAGAATCAAACAAAACCCAAACATTGAAATTCCTATTTTTGGAAACGGTGATATAGATTCTCCCGAAAAAGCTTTAGAATATAAAAATAAATACGCTTGCGACGGAATTATGATTGGCCGTGCTGCGATTGGTTATCCGTGGATCTTTAATGAGATCAAACATTTCTTTGCAACCGGAGAACATCTTGATGCACCCACAATTTCAGACCGACTTTTGGCTGTTCGCCAACACGCTGAATGGAGCGCAGAATGGAAAGGGGAAAAATTAGGATTGATCGAAATGAGACAGCATTACAGCAATTATTTCCGTGGAATTCCTCATTTTAAAGATTTTAGAAGAAAATTTTTGGAAGTATATTCTTTGGTTGAAATGGATGAAGTAATCAAAGAAACTCAAGGGTTTTATGAGGAATATCAGGCACAGGTTTAAGTTAAGGTTAATTAAAACTATTAAACTTTATATAAAACAGCAAACCCATCAAAATTTGATGGGTTTGTTTATTTTTACTATGCTTGGAAAAAGAAATTATTTTTAATATCAGTTTTCACGTCCTGATATGTTTTTTCTACAGCTTTTGCGCCTTTTTTAGCAGTTTTCCCCGTCCATTTTGCTCCTTGCTTTATGCCTTTCTCCGTGGCTTTAGCACCTTTTTTTGCGGTTTTACCAGTCCATTTCGCTCCTTTCTGAACTCCTTTTTCGGTAGCATTTGCCCCTTTTTTAGCAGCATTCCCTACAGCTTGAGCGTCTTTTTTCACTGTTTCTTTTACAGTTTGCTTTTCTTGTGCATTGGCAGAGAATGTAATCATTAAAATTGCCAGAATTGAAATTGTTTTTTTCATTGTATTTAAAAATTTAGATTAAAATTACTATTTTATTTTACTTAAAATCAAATTTTTTAGGTTTGTTTTCCAGAGTACCGAATTGCTCGATGTTTTTATTGGTCGAATAAAGTAATCAGAAAACATATTAAAATAAACAAACCCATCAAAATCTGATGGGTTTGTTTATTTTAATATCCTTCCGTAGAAGATTCATTTTTAATTAATGCCAACGCTGAGGAAGTTCCTATCCTTTTGACACCGAGATTGATCATCTTTTCGGCATCTTCGGGAGTTTTTACTCCACCTGCCGCTTTTACAGAAAGTTTCCCTGCGTTATGGAGCATAATTTTTATACCTTCAAATGTTGCTCCACTGGGTTTTCCGTCTTTCGTTTCGTAAAAACCTGTGGAAGATTTAACGAAAATTTTAGATAAATCATTTTCAGGAAAATTTTCTTCTGCCCAATTGGAAATATTTCTAGTCAGATTGGCAATTTGCTCATCCGTTAAAGCTGCAATTTCAATAATCCATTTTGCAACTTTATGATGATTCATACACAATTGTGTGCATCGCAAAAATTCATCTTTTACTAAATCTAAATCTCCTTTCAAATACGCAGAATAATTGATGACGAAATCTAATTCATCTGCACCTTCTTCAATTGCTTTTTGGGCTTCAGCTAATTTTGCATCTAAAGAATAAGTTCCTTCATGAAAACCGATGACCGTTCCTAGAACAACATCGGCATTTTTCTCCAGAATGTATTTTCTGATTTCAGCTACATAATCCGGACGAATCATAACAGCAAACAAATGATTTTCAATCGCTTCCTGAGTGAGTTCTTTTACTTTCTGCAATGTTTCATCTTCAGAAATCCCTGCCTGAAACGGTGTTTTTAAATAAGTTGAATCTAAATACTGAGCGATATTCATTTTAATTATACTTTGAGTTGTCGGTTGATCCCTTGCTCCAAAGATATAAAAGTTTCCGTTCTTGTCACTCCTTTCATTTTCTGAAGTTTATTTAAAATCTGCATCAAATGGTCGTTGTCTATGCATAAAACCTTTAGGAAAATGGTATAATTTCCTGTAGTGTAATGTGCTTCTACTACTTCATTTACATCTTTCAGTGCTTTTACCACATCCGGATAGTGGCTTGGCTGATCGAGGAACATCCCGATGTACGAAACTACTTTATATCCTATTTTTCTTGGGTTCAGAAATGAAATAGAGTTTTCGATTACGCCTGCGTGCTCCAACTTTTTGATTCTTTGGTGCACAGCTGTAGTTGAGATCCCTACCTGCTTAGAAATGTATGCCAAAGAGCTTTTAGCATTATCCATCAACATATAGATAATTTCTTTATCTAAAGGGTCTAAATGATAGCTTGTACTGGTTGAGTTTTTCATCTTAGATTATTACTTTTTTTATATTGTCATTTATTTCTTTAAAACTATAAAAACAGGAAAATGATCACTGTAACCACCCAAATAGCGGCTTCCTGCATAGGTTCTGAAAGGCCTGTCACTAAACATTTTATTTCTGCTTCTCAGTTTTTCTGGCTTAAAAATTTTGGCGTCGTAATATGATAATGATTGATTGTCATCAAAAAATGATTTTGATAATAAAATCTGGTCAAACAAAAGACCTGATTTATAATGAAATGCAGAATAATTTTTTGTAGAATACAATTCCTGAAAAGGATTAATCAGAACTTTTTCATTTTTATCATCAAAAAGGATTTTCAGTAAACCTTCACCATCAGGATTTTCATTAAAATCACCACAGAGAATTACGTTTTCCTTTTCAACATTAACGATCTGAACAATTCGGTTTCTGATTTCGCTTAAAATATAATCGCGTTTCGGCTGATTAATATCTTTCTCTCTTTTTGACGGAAGATGCGCTACAAAAACATTGATAATTTCTTCTTTAAATTTAACTTTCGAGAAGAGTACATCTCTTGTTGTATCGTAGTTTTCGGGATTATTGTCTACAATTTCAAAGAAAAATGTGATGGCTTCAGAATCTATAATTTCAATTTTAGATTTGTCATAAAGTAAGGCTACATCAACCTTTCTTTCATCCATAGAGTTGTAATGAACGATGCCATATTGAGAATTGAAAGGACTCATCTCTACAAGATCTTCCAGAACTTTTCTTCCAGAAATCTCAGAAAGGCCAATCATGCACGGAAGAATGCCTGTTTCATCCTTCATCAATTGAAAGACATGTGAAATTTTGAAAAGTTTGTCTCTGTATTTTCTTTCGTCCCAGTTTCTAAGTCCCGAGGTGGTAGGATCTAGCCTATGATTAGGCGGCGGGTCTGGCAAAAATAAATTTTCTACATTATAAAAAGCAAACAGTTCCATCTACACGTTTTTCTATTGGCATTCAGAAATTTTCAATTTTAATTTCAGAATGTAAATTTATTGTTTTTTTAGTATCATACCACTAATCATAATTAAATTTTCACATAAAACGCGAAAAAATTGACATAATCGTAAGCTTGTTAATTTATTACAGCGAAAATTTTAATAAAAATGAACTTACATTCATAAAAACTCTTCTCTCAAACATTTTTAAATTTCAGAAATCATTATTTGAAAACGATTGCATTAATGTTTAATCGCAAAAATTCACAAGGAATTACATGTTATTTTAATAGATCCGGGCGTTTTTCTTCAGTAATTCTTAGTGCTTCTTCATGTCTCCATTCTTCAATTTTAGCAAAATTTCCGCTCAAAAGAATTTTCGGAACATCTAAACCTTTGTACGATTCTGGTCTGGTGTAGATAGGAGGTGACAAAAGATCATCCTGAAAGCTGTCAGTCAGAGCACTCTGCTCATCATTTAAAACTCCGGGAACAAGGCGAATAATAGAATCTGCCAAAACACAAGCAGCTAATTCCCCGCCTGTTAGGACAAAATCTCCAATGGAAATTTCTTTGGTGATATGAAGATCACGAACCCTTTGATCAATCCCTTTGTAATGTCCGCAAAGGAAAATCAGGTTATTTTTTATAGAAAGAGAATTTGATATTTTCTGATTTAATGTTTCTCCGTCGGGAGTCAAATAGATAATTTCATCATAATCTCTTTGAGATTTCAGTTCAGAAATACACTTATCTAAAGGCTCAATCATCATCACCATTCCTGCACCACCACCGTAAGGTTCGTCATCGATTTGTCTATGCTTGTTGATCGACCAATCTCTCAACTGATGGAAATACACTTCTACCAAACCTTTATCAACTGCTCTCTTCAAAATAGAAGTTCTGAACGGACTTTCCATCAATTCTGGAAGTACGCTTATTATATCAATTCTCATTGTTGCGTATTATTTTTTTTACTTGGCGAAATAATCAGACGTAGGGAAGAATCTTTGTTAAAGTAGCTCCACATCCAATTAAAAAATATCGCCAATTTATTTCGAACGCTCAAATAAGCATTAAATGTAAAAACATCCAAAAATACCAGGCTAAAAATCCCTGAAATTTAATAAAAGGTAAATCGACAACAGCTCTGTGTTTTCCGATGGTGGCTAAAGAACCTTGGTCTTTGTATTCATATTCCGTCCATTCACCAGCATTTTTCTTTAGAAAGTTTTTTCCTAAATTTTTCGCCTGATTAATGGCAACATTGGCTACCTGAGGATGTCCCTGTGGATATTTTGGAGTTTCCATGTAAGCGATATCACCTACAGCATAAATATTTTCGTAGCCTTTTACTTTATTGAAACGGTCAACTATATATCTGTTTCTGATCAGTTTTTCTGTGGGGAAACCGTCAACTACGTTTCCTACAACTCCGGCAGCCCAAATTACGTTATTAGATGGGATTTCCTTTCCGCTTTTCATGTAGACTTTGTCGCCATCATAATCGGTAACGATTTCTCCGCTCATAAATTCAACGCCAAGATCTTTCAAATATTTTTCAGATTTCTCTTGTGCCTCGGGGCTCATCACCGCCAAAGGTTTTTCTGTTGAACTTACCAAAATGATTTTAAGATTATCAAAATTCATGTAAGGATAATCGCGGGGAAGAATATCTTTTTTCATTTCTGAAAAAGCTCCCGCCAATTCCACTCCTGTTGGCCCGCTTCCTACGATAACGATGTTCCAATTTCCGTCGTCACTGCGGCTTTTTTCAAGAATTAATTTTTCAAAAGTCATCAAGACATGATTTCTTATTCCGATGGCTTCCTGAGTATTTTTCATCCCGAAAGCTTTGCTTTCCAAATCTTTATTTCCAAAGAAATTGGTTTTGCAGCCTGTAGCGATGATCAGTTTATCATAAGTGAATTCGGCTCCGTCAGTAATGACTTTATTTTGAGAAGGAATAATTTCTTTAACTTCCGTCAGACGAAATTGTGTATTTCTGGATTCCTGAAAGATCTTACGGAAAGGGAATGAAATATTGGAAGGCTCTATCCTGCCACATGCCACCTGATAAAACAACGGCTGAAACATGTGATGGTTTACTTTATCGAGAACAATTACTTTTTTATTTTTATTGTTTAATGTTTTCGCAAGCTGCAGCCCCGCAAAACCTCCTCCGATGATGATGATCTTTTCGCGTGTTTCCATAGTAACAAATTTACTCATTTTATTTAGTATTTTATGGCTTAAAAAGTTAGTTTTGCAAAACTTTATGAGCCCAAAAAAGTACACCAAAAAAACTGCCAAAAGCATCCATAAAACCCGTCGGAAGAACTATTTTTTCCGACGAAAAATTCTTTTGGGAATA comes from Chryseobacterium sp. 3008163 and encodes:
- a CDS encoding Lrp/AsnC ligand binding domain-containing protein codes for the protein MKNSTSTSYHLDPLDKEIIYMLMDNAKSSLAYISKQVGISTTAVHQRIKKLEHAGVIENSISFLNPRKIGYKVVSYIGMFLDQPSHYPDVVKALKDVNEVVEAHYTTGNYTIFLKVLCIDNDHLMQILNKLQKMKGVTRTETFISLEQGINRQLKV
- the deoC gene encoding deoxyribose-phosphate aldolase; this encodes MNIAQYLDSTYLKTPFQAGISEDETLQKVKELTQEAIENHLFAVMIRPDYVAEIRKYILEKNADVVLGTVIGFHEGTYSLDAKLAEAQKAIEEGADELDFVINYSAYLKGDLDLVKDEFLRCTQLCMNHHKVAKWIIEIAALTDEQIANLTRNISNWAEENFPENDLSKIFVKSSTGFYETKDGKPSGATFEGIKIMLHNAGKLSVKAAGGVKTPEDAEKMINLGVKRIGTSSALALIKNESSTEGY
- a CDS encoding endonuclease, producing the protein MELFAFYNVENLFLPDPPPNHRLDPTTSGLRNWDERKYRDKLFKISHVFQLMKDETGILPCMIGLSEISGRKVLEDLVEMSPFNSQYGIVHYNSMDERKVDVALLYDKSKIEIIDSEAITFFFEIVDNNPENYDTTRDVLFSKVKFKEEIINVFVAHLPSKREKDINQPKRDYILSEIRNRIVQIVNVEKENVILCGDFNENPDGEGLLKILFDDKNEKVLINPFQELYSTKNYSAFHYKSGLLFDQILLSKSFFDDNQSLSYYDAKIFKPEKLRSRNKMFSDRPFRTYAGSRYLGGYSDHFPVFIVLKK
- a CDS encoding AIR synthase family protein yields the protein MSETLGKINHSQFEDFLKQRCGKKRDEVRVGPEFGVDVSVVDLHGGKAMALTSDPLSLIPSLGLEESAWLSVHLMANDMATTGFAPMFGQFVLNLPTHLSKNDFETYWNYTHQFCKDIGVSITGGHTGFIEGQNSTIAGGGTFITVAPKEEILVSKYAKPGDSILVTKTSALSSAAILAMSFPETVKNKVGKEFYYSASASFYETSSLKDALTAVQNENSGVTAMHDVTEGGVLGAIYELAIASGNGAEIFNEKLPIGEVQSAVCNLFALDPRYCIGAGSMIITCKKEKASEIISRLETNHIPCTEVGTITEKSAGIKLIENEKANDLMYFEEDPYWKAFFNAYKNGWK
- a CDS encoding thiamine phosphate synthase translates to MKKQTIESGIYLIIDPAMDEKILFPKLNLIVKENIAVIQVWDHFKENQNIEELLLKIYAKTSLHSIPLIINNRWELLKQNPLDGIHFDEIPENFNQIKKEINGDFIVGITCNNELSTIEYAEKHQYDYISFCSMFPSKTANSCELVSFDTVQKAKSIFSGKIFLAGGIDLNNIKNLDELNYDGIAVVSGIMSAENPSETIKNYHQKLKK
- a CDS encoding Trm112 family protein; protein product: MRIKTIEKLCCPFDKSDLNLTIISQDETENITEGLLICDNCKRVYPIISGIPIMSPDEYREFKLEQPVLERWEKHLEGKKVENFRLIS
- the trmD gene encoding tRNA (guanosine(37)-N1)-methyltransferase TrmD yields the protein MRIDIISVLPELMESPFRTSILKRAVDKGLVEVYFHQLRDWSINKHRQIDDEPYGGGAGMVMMIEPLDKCISELKSQRDYDEIIYLTPDGETLNQKISNSLSIKNNLIFLCGHYKGIDQRVRDLHITKEISIGDFVLTGGELAACVLADSIIRLVPGVLNDEQSALTDSFQDDLLSPPIYTRPESYKGLDVPKILLSGNFAKIEEWRHEEALRITEEKRPDLLK
- a CDS encoding class I SAM-dependent methyltransferase, with product MEQLVSKDQRVKTLLEFGCGTTRFTRWWKNIGIEATGGDISPLMLSQAIHLFEGDLVMADSHFMPFKDHTFDSLAFITTFEYYKDPVKVIREAARVAKYGIAMGMMNRNSPKVARRRVQQLFGKNPFYVTATFYTPKMLTEIIEKALVGRKYTIEWTCTGLPKWFPVQQWNVPVGDFFGLYIQLNDVE